One window of the Brevibacterium limosum genome contains the following:
- a CDS encoding TlyA family RNA methyltransferase, with the protein MSRLDRALVDRGLLNSRSRAAREIAAGRVSINGRTAAKASHEVTDTDELTVTEPDPWVARSAHKLLGALDAFDLTDRLGRLTALDAGASTGGFTQVLLHHGVDEVWAVDVGHDQLAPVLRDDPRVHVREGLNLRELADSDVPTVDLVVADVSFISLRLLIGPLLTATAAAGELLLMVKPQFELARASLDKHGVVTSRDSRRRAIDSVLESVNDNDARVTDIAPSPLPGPSGNREYFLRVRRGRTHDQSDRLDQADIPAHLDEMMRGES; encoded by the coding sequence GTGAGCAGACTCGACCGGGCACTCGTCGACCGCGGGCTGCTGAACTCCCGCTCCCGCGCGGCCCGCGAAATCGCCGCCGGCCGCGTCAGCATCAACGGCCGTACCGCCGCCAAGGCCTCCCACGAAGTGACCGACACGGACGAACTCACCGTCACCGAACCCGACCCCTGGGTCGCCCGCAGCGCCCACAAACTCCTCGGCGCACTCGACGCCTTCGACCTCACCGACCGACTGGGCCGGCTGACCGCCCTCGACGCGGGCGCCTCCACCGGAGGCTTCACCCAAGTCCTCCTCCATCACGGCGTTGACGAGGTCTGGGCCGTCGACGTCGGCCACGACCAGCTCGCCCCCGTCCTCCGCGACGACCCGCGCGTGCACGTCCGCGAAGGACTCAACCTCCGCGAACTGGCCGACTCCGACGTGCCCACCGTCGACCTCGTCGTCGCCGACGTCTCCTTCATCTCCCTGCGCCTGCTCATCGGCCCGCTGCTGACCGCCACGGCGGCAGCCGGGGAGCTCCTCCTCATGGTCAAACCCCAGTTCGAACTGGCACGCGCCTCCCTGGACAAACACGGAGTCGTCACCAGCCGGGACAGTCGCCGCCGCGCCATCGACTCCGTCCTCGAGTCCGTGAACGACAACGACGCCCGCGTCACCGACATCGCACCCTCACCGTTGCCGGGCCCCAGCGGGAACCGAGAGTACTTCCTGCGTGTTCGACGAGGCCGAACACATGACCAGTCCGATAGGCTCGACCAAGCAGACATCCCCGCCCACCTGGACGAAATGATGAGAGGAGAGTCGTGA
- a CDS encoding aldehyde dehydrogenase family protein: MIVHPLGKGEIVPNTLFIDGQWVSAVNGGTRKIHNPADGSFVAEVDEASPADTELAIKAARRAFDSGVWSSVPASERGDLLLKFAAVLRERKDEFARAESLDTGKRFVESQIDMDDIANCFDYFGKLAGNDAGRVVDAGTDTVASKIVHEPVGVCALITPWNYPLLQAAWKIAPAIAAGNVFVLKPAELTPHTAILTMQVLEELGLPAGVGNLILGAGADAGAPLSTHEDIDMVSFTGGLVTGRLLARNAADTVKKIALELGGKNPNVIFADADFEAALDNALNGAFVHSGQVCSAGARLIVEESIAEEFVNRLVERAEQIRLGGPFDDNAETGPLISEAHRDKVHAYVEKGVAEGARLRCGGTFGEGDLADGFYYLPTVLDQVERGMSVVSDEAFGPVVTVETFSTIDEAVEIANDTYYGLAGAVWSQDAGKTQLVAQRLRHGTIWINDFHPYLPQAEWGGYKQSGFGRELGPTGLAEYQEAKHIYQNLEPAVTGWFPDHTK, from the coding sequence ATGATCGTTCACCCGCTAGGAAAAGGAGAAATCGTGCCCAACACACTCTTCATCGACGGACAGTGGGTTTCAGCCGTCAACGGTGGAACCCGGAAGATCCACAACCCAGCCGACGGCAGCTTCGTCGCCGAGGTGGACGAAGCCAGCCCCGCGGACACCGAGCTGGCGATCAAGGCCGCCCGCCGTGCCTTCGACTCCGGCGTCTGGTCCTCCGTTCCTGCCAGCGAACGCGGCGACCTGCTGCTGAAGTTCGCTGCCGTTCTGCGTGAGCGCAAGGACGAATTCGCGCGTGCTGAGTCGCTGGACACCGGCAAGCGCTTCGTCGAGTCGCAGATCGACATGGATGACATCGCGAACTGCTTCGACTACTTCGGCAAGCTCGCCGGAAACGACGCCGGCCGTGTCGTCGATGCCGGCACCGACACCGTGGCCTCGAAGATCGTGCACGAACCGGTCGGCGTCTGCGCGCTCATCACGCCGTGGAACTACCCGCTGCTGCAGGCCGCATGGAAGATCGCCCCGGCCATCGCCGCCGGCAACGTCTTCGTCCTCAAGCCTGCCGAGCTGACCCCGCACACCGCGATCCTCACGATGCAGGTGCTCGAAGAGCTCGGTCTGCCGGCCGGTGTCGGCAACCTCATCCTCGGTGCGGGTGCCGATGCCGGTGCCCCGCTGTCGACCCATGAGGACATCGACATGGTCTCGTTCACCGGCGGCCTGGTCACCGGTCGTCTGCTGGCGCGCAACGCCGCCGACACGGTCAAGAAGATCGCTCTCGAGCTCGGCGGCAAGAACCCCAACGTCATCTTCGCCGATGCCGATTTCGAGGCGGCCCTGGACAATGCGCTCAACGGCGCTTTCGTCCACTCCGGTCAGGTGTGCTCGGCCGGTGCCCGACTCATCGTCGAGGAATCCATCGCCGAGGAATTCGTCAACCGCCTCGTCGAGCGTGCCGAGCAGATCCGCCTCGGCGGTCCCTTCGATGACAATGCCGAGACCGGTCCCCTCATCTCCGAAGCACACCGCGACAAGGTGCATGCCTATGTCGAGAAGGGTGTCGCCGAAGGTGCGCGTCTGCGCTGCGGCGGCACGTTCGGTGAAGGCGATCTGGCTGACGGCTTCTACTACCTGCCCACCGTGCTCGACCAGGTCGAGCGCGGAATGTCCGTCGTCTCCGATGAGGCCTTCGGTCCTGTCGTCACGGTTGAGACCTTCTCCACGATCGACGAGGCCGTCGAGATCGCCAATGACACCTACTACGGTCTGGCCGGAGCCGTGTGGAGCCAGGATGCGGGCAAGACCCAGCTGGTCGCTCAGCGTCTGCGCCACGGCACCATCTGGATCAACGACTTCCACCCCTACCTGCCGCAGGCCGAATGGGGCGGTTACAAGCAGTCCGGCTTCGGTCGCGAGCTCGGCCCCACGGGTCTGGCCGAGTACCAGGAGGCCAAGCACATCTACCAGAACCTCGAACCGGCAGTCACCGGTTGGTTCCCCGACCACACCAAGTGA
- the murJ gene encoding murein biosynthesis integral membrane protein MurJ codes for MNKLVRVLASTALLVSIITLLTRLVGFLRWLVFSATVGAGTVGTAYQSANQVPNILFEVVAGGALAGAVIPLLAVPLARADRETAGRIASGLLTWAISVTLPLSILLAVFAPQIANLLVDTKTSDAGVQATVELLLMFSPQLVLYGIGAVLTGVLQAHRKFLWPAFAPLLSSLVVIGSYIVYSSVGGSDDTWQTHLGWLGWGTTVGVAALALPLALPMASTGLKLRPTFSFPPGVAHRALRLAGAGMSALLAQQAAVLATLSLANHSGGDGTLVLFSYINAVYLLPYAVLAVTVATVIFPTLSTWVGRSTDPEATEHRRAEAGVRMRSVTSTTTALIIAIGGLGAVILLSAAGPLQTFFIAIDAESESAAPFDSMATAIMVMALAVPGWSFVAWGTRVFYAVERSRFSAAATTTGWILVIVGMIAAILITGANGNPGLTLVCICSGYVLGMTVAGVFLLVNMRRVLGPTGLALVGRRSVLALGAAVVAGTAGVVTSQWFGGLLDNSASSAVIAGIVAALLGCVVFGLIVLIVDRGFLGEVRGLLADRNRAGVNDETTVHAAEANSAATGITTADPAGPDSRPADAGSTADADSTTGTHNRDHGPSDTDREGDS; via the coding sequence GTGAACAAGCTCGTTCGAGTCCTCGCCTCCACGGCGCTACTCGTCTCGATCATCACCCTGCTGACCCGACTGGTCGGCTTCCTGCGCTGGCTGGTGTTCTCGGCCACCGTCGGCGCCGGCACCGTCGGCACCGCCTATCAGAGCGCGAACCAGGTTCCGAACATCCTCTTCGAGGTCGTCGCCGGCGGGGCCCTGGCCGGAGCGGTCATCCCGCTGCTCGCCGTCCCCCTGGCCAGAGCAGACCGGGAGACCGCCGGACGCATCGCCTCCGGCCTGCTGACCTGGGCGATCAGCGTCACCCTGCCCCTGTCGATCCTCCTGGCCGTGTTCGCCCCGCAGATTGCGAACCTGCTCGTCGACACGAAGACCAGCGACGCGGGGGTGCAGGCGACCGTGGAGCTGCTGCTCATGTTCTCCCCGCAGCTCGTCCTCTACGGAATCGGCGCCGTGCTCACCGGAGTGCTGCAGGCCCACCGGAAGTTCCTGTGGCCGGCGTTCGCCCCGCTGCTCTCCAGCCTCGTCGTCATCGGCAGCTATATCGTCTACAGTTCCGTCGGCGGCAGCGACGATACCTGGCAGACCCACCTCGGCTGGCTCGGCTGGGGCACCACCGTCGGCGTCGCCGCCCTCGCTCTTCCCCTGGCCCTGCCCATGGCCTCGACCGGACTGAAGCTGCGCCCCACCTTCTCGTTCCCTCCCGGAGTCGCCCACCGTGCGCTGCGCCTGGCCGGAGCCGGAATGTCGGCCCTGCTCGCCCAGCAGGCCGCGGTGCTCGCAACCCTGAGCTTGGCAAACCACTCGGGTGGAGACGGCACGCTCGTGCTCTTCAGCTACATCAACGCCGTCTACCTCCTGCCCTACGCTGTGCTCGCCGTGACCGTGGCGACCGTGATCTTCCCGACGCTCTCAACCTGGGTGGGACGATCCACCGACCCGGAGGCGACCGAGCACAGACGTGCGGAAGCCGGTGTGCGGATGCGGTCGGTGACCTCGACGACGACGGCGCTCATCATCGCCATCGGCGGCCTCGGCGCGGTCATCCTGCTCTCGGCCGCAGGCCCCCTGCAGACCTTCTTCATCGCCATCGACGCCGAAAGCGAATCCGCCGCACCCTTCGACTCCATGGCCACAGCGATCATGGTCATGGCCTTGGCCGTGCCCGGATGGTCCTTCGTCGCGTGGGGCACCCGCGTCTTCTATGCAGTGGAACGTTCCCGCTTTTCGGCGGCAGCCACGACGACGGGGTGGATCCTCGTCATCGTCGGCATGATCGCGGCCATCCTCATCACGGGTGCGAACGGCAATCCTGGACTGACCCTCGTCTGCATCTGCAGCGGCTATGTGCTGGGCATGACCGTCGCCGGAGTGTTCCTGCTCGTGAACATGCGCCGTGTCCTCGGCCCCACCGGACTCGCACTCGTCGGGCGTCGGTCAGTGCTCGCTCTCGGGGCTGCCGTCGTCGCAGGCACAGCCGGAGTAGTGACCTCGCAGTGGTTCGGGGGGCTGCTCGACAACTCCGCGAGCTCCGCCGTCATCGCCGGAATCGTCGCAGCCCTCCTCGGCTGCGTCGTCTTCGGACTCATCGTGCTCATCGTCGACCGCGGCTTCCTCGGCGAAGTCCGCGGCCTGCTCGCCGACCGCAACCGGGCCGGCGTCAACGACGAGACGACCGTGCACGCAGCCGAAGCGAATTCGGCTGCAACAGGCATCACCACCGCCGACCCCGCCGGCCCCGATAGCAGACCCGCTGACGCCGGCAGCACCGCCGACGCCGACAGCACCACCGGCACGCACAACAGAGACCACGGCCCCAGTGACACCGACAGAGAGGGAGACTCATGA
- a CDS encoding copper transporter, whose translation MIDFRYHLVSLVSVFLALAVGIVLGAGPLKEPIGESLQSQVDALRSDRDNLRSDLDAAKGNIDKQNEFVTAAAPELIGGILDGQEVSIIAGPEADSEQVEEVSNRVKEADGTIAGDVSFVPNTLSLADSNQFLKQLRTLVPNLPKDDSTAIRAALVIALTGDASMLEDEEDQTEAEKQAAKLYDAFVEADRLRTDTDHKTTSLFIVIDDENSTLAEDTQPSPQATDDKGTRTLITDFITALTAEATSVVVAGDAGSAQNGLVNVLRTEKSRASTVDGLGLGAGPVITVRALSVGEAGRHGHFGFAEDAEGILPAKTEEKQSDESKKEDPQ comes from the coding sequence GTGATTGACTTCCGCTACCATCTCGTCTCCCTCGTCTCGGTGTTCCTCGCCCTCGCCGTCGGCATCGTCCTCGGTGCGGGGCCGCTGAAGGAACCGATCGGGGAGTCCCTGCAGAGCCAGGTCGATGCCCTGCGCTCGGACCGCGACAATCTGCGGTCGGACCTCGATGCGGCCAAAGGCAATATCGACAAGCAGAACGAATTCGTCACCGCCGCGGCCCCGGAACTCATCGGCGGCATCCTCGACGGGCAGGAGGTGAGCATCATCGCCGGCCCCGAAGCGGACTCGGAACAGGTCGAAGAGGTCAGCAACCGGGTCAAGGAAGCCGACGGCACCATCGCCGGCGACGTCTCGTTCGTGCCGAACACGCTCAGCCTCGCCGATTCGAATCAGTTCCTCAAACAGTTGCGCACCCTCGTGCCGAACCTGCCGAAGGACGACTCGACCGCTATCCGCGCCGCCCTCGTCATCGCCCTGACCGGTGACGCCTCGATGCTCGAGGACGAAGAGGACCAGACCGAGGCGGAGAAGCAGGCGGCGAAACTCTACGACGCCTTCGTCGAAGCCGACCGTCTGCGCACCGACACCGACCACAAGACGACCTCGCTGTTCATCGTCATCGACGATGAGAACTCGACCCTGGCCGAGGACACTCAGCCCAGCCCGCAGGCCACCGACGACAAGGGCACCCGCACCCTCATCACCGACTTCATCACCGCACTCACCGCCGAAGCCACCTCGGTGGTCGTCGCCGGCGACGCTGGATCGGCCCAGAACGGACTCGTCAACGTGCTGCGGACGGAGAAATCCCGCGCCAGCACCGTCGACGGGCTCGGCCTCGGAGCCGGCCCCGTCATCACCGTGCGCGCACTGTCCGTCGGGGAAGCCGGAAGACACGGGCACTTCGGATTCGCCGAGGACGCCGAAGGCATCCTGCCGGCCAAGACCGAAGAGAAGCAGTCCGACGAGTCGAAGAAGGAGGATCCGCAATGA
- the recN gene encoding DNA repair protein RecN, whose product MISELRISHLGVIAEAAVELDTGFTVVTGETGAGKTMFVSALSLLMGRKVGSGVVRKGAEKAEVEGIFTGVAEPVRERIEEAGGSADDEAIISRTVALKGRARATAGGRTVPISVLTDISSDLITLHGQSEQLRLKGAAQQRHLLDAAGGPALTEVADRYRAAFENWRETEARVTRIKDSTAARRERILWLRGCLEAIDKVRPEPGEDETLAAQSAKLGAAAEITRAVGTAHDLLLGSEIDDAGAAVDLVHQAISTIADVENSDRELVTIREALGDAVLRLSDSAAELSNYLSGFDELGETSLEETEARRAELGTLAPYGQDVAEVLDFETRSAAELAELEAEDRDLDGLDAELIEARETMEQAASALTEIRRATADEFSAAVSDELAALSMPKASVAFEISDREPTTHGADEVRLTFAAHESSLPDDIAKIASGGELSRVMLAIEVVRAASESIPTYVFDEVDAGVGGKAAVEIGRRLAKLARNAQVIVVTHLPQVAAWADTHVTIVKDDDAETVRSGVQELSDEDRVIELSRMLAGMDDSASAKAHAAELLDNARQVKDAVIGGT is encoded by the coding sequence ATGATCTCCGAACTGCGCATCTCCCACCTCGGCGTCATCGCCGAAGCCGCCGTCGAACTCGACACCGGCTTCACCGTCGTCACCGGTGAGACCGGTGCGGGAAAGACCATGTTCGTCTCCGCCCTGTCCCTGCTCATGGGCCGCAAGGTCGGCTCCGGAGTCGTGCGCAAGGGGGCGGAGAAAGCCGAAGTCGAAGGCATCTTCACCGGTGTCGCCGAGCCCGTGCGCGAACGCATCGAAGAGGCCGGCGGCAGCGCCGACGACGAAGCGATCATCTCCCGCACCGTGGCGCTCAAGGGCCGCGCCCGCGCCACCGCGGGCGGTCGCACCGTGCCGATCTCCGTGCTCACCGACATCTCCTCGGACCTCATCACCCTCCACGGCCAGTCCGAACAGCTGCGCCTCAAGGGCGCCGCCCAACAGCGTCACCTCCTCGACGCCGCCGGTGGGCCCGCGCTGACCGAGGTGGCCGACCGCTACCGAGCCGCCTTCGAGAACTGGCGCGAGACCGAAGCCCGCGTCACCCGCATCAAAGACTCCACCGCCGCCCGCCGCGAACGCATCCTGTGGCTGCGCGGCTGCCTGGAGGCCATCGACAAGGTCCGCCCCGAACCCGGGGAAGACGAGACACTGGCCGCACAGTCGGCGAAACTCGGTGCCGCCGCCGAGATCACCCGCGCCGTCGGCACCGCCCACGACCTGCTGCTCGGTTCGGAGATCGACGACGCCGGGGCCGCCGTCGACCTCGTCCATCAGGCCATCAGCACCATCGCCGATGTCGAGAATTCGGACCGAGAACTCGTCACCATCCGCGAAGCCCTGGGCGACGCTGTGCTGCGCCTGTCCGACTCCGCCGCGGAACTGTCGAACTACCTCTCCGGGTTCGACGAACTCGGCGAGACCTCGCTGGAAGAGACCGAAGCCCGGCGAGCGGAACTCGGCACTCTGGCCCCCTACGGCCAGGACGTCGCCGAAGTCCTCGACTTCGAAACCCGATCGGCCGCGGAACTGGCCGAACTCGAAGCCGAGGACCGCGACCTCGACGGACTCGACGCCGAACTCATTGAGGCCCGCGAGACCATGGAGCAGGCCGCCTCGGCGCTCACCGAGATCCGCCGGGCCACCGCTGACGAATTCTCCGCAGCGGTCAGCGACGAACTCGCCGCCCTGTCGATGCCAAAGGCGTCGGTCGCCTTCGAGATCTCCGACCGCGAACCCACCACCCACGGGGCCGACGAGGTCCGGCTGACGTTCGCCGCCCACGAATCCTCCCTCCCCGACGATATTGCGAAGATCGCCAGCGGCGGCGAGCTCTCCCGCGTCATGCTCGCCATCGAAGTCGTTCGAGCCGCCAGCGAATCCATCCCCACCTACGTCTTCGACGAAGTCGACGCCGGCGTCGGAGGCAAAGCGGCCGTGGAGATCGGCCGCCGACTGGCCAAACTCGCCCGCAATGCCCAAGTCATCGTCGTCACCCACCTGCCGCAGGTCGCCGCCTGGGCGGACACCCACGTGACCATCGTCAAGGACGATGACGCCGAGACCGTGCGCTCGGGCGTACAGGAACTGTCCGACGAGGACCGCGTCATCGAACTCTCCCGCATGCTGGCCGGAATGGACGACTCCGCCTCGGCGAAGGCCCACGCGGCCGAACTGCTCGACAATGCACGGCAGGTCAAGGACGCAGTCATCGGCGGCACATGA
- a CDS encoding HAD-IIA family hydrolase produces MTLAAEQNHSADGATPEASGVPIDCVLFDLDGVVYHGSHAIDGAADGINWLHSQSIPVNYVTNNATRTPEATAEKITGMGVDASADEVTTSAQVLAERLAERFGPGARVHLLGTTGLRTALDDAGLEITDSPEANPVAVAQGLDPEIDYAKIVRTCDIIRSGAEWWASNPDYSLLTETGKVPGNGAFVDLISRLTDTTPVIVGKPAPHMMDFAAGRLGARRPLMVGDRLNTDIEGGCAAGIDTALVLTGIHDIHDALRAGTESRPTYILPNLCGLEALITGTDRGESARIEAELRRAWAAIDAGETDAEAVLAEGHLPHRIGENS; encoded by the coding sequence GTGACACTGGCAGCCGAACAGAACCACTCAGCAGATGGGGCCACGCCCGAAGCATCGGGCGTGCCCATCGACTGTGTCCTGTTCGACCTCGACGGAGTCGTCTACCACGGCAGCCACGCCATCGACGGAGCCGCCGACGGCATCAACTGGCTCCATTCCCAGTCGATCCCCGTCAACTACGTCACGAACAACGCCACCCGCACACCCGAAGCCACTGCCGAGAAGATCACCGGAATGGGTGTCGACGCCTCGGCAGACGAGGTGACCACCTCGGCGCAGGTGCTCGCCGAACGTCTGGCCGAACGATTCGGACCCGGCGCACGCGTCCACCTGCTCGGCACGACCGGGCTGCGCACCGCGCTCGACGACGCCGGACTCGAGATCACGGACTCTCCGGAGGCGAATCCCGTCGCCGTTGCCCAGGGGCTCGACCCGGAGATCGACTACGCGAAGATCGTCCGCACCTGTGACATCATCCGCTCCGGTGCCGAATGGTGGGCGAGCAACCCCGACTACTCCCTCCTCACGGAGACCGGGAAAGTCCCCGGCAACGGTGCCTTCGTCGACCTCATCTCCCGACTCACCGACACCACCCCCGTCATCGTGGGCAAACCCGCCCCGCACATGATGGACTTCGCGGCCGGCCGTCTCGGTGCGCGTCGACCGCTCATGGTCGGCGACCGACTCAACACCGACATCGAAGGCGGCTGTGCCGCCGGCATCGACACGGCCCTCGTCCTCACGGGAATCCACGACATCCACGACGCCCTGCGCGCCGGAACCGAGAGCCGACCGACCTACATCCTGCCGAACCTGTGCGGACTCGAAGCCCTCATCACCGGCACCGACCGCGGCGAGTCCGCCCGGATCGAAGCCGAACTCCGTCGTGCCTGGGCGGCCATCGACGCGGGGGAGACCGACGCCGAGGCGGTCCTGGCCGAAGGACACCTGCCCCATCGGATCGGGGAGAACTCATGA
- the steA gene encoding putative cytokinetic ring protein SteA — MKVRRHRENLTAPTRSGPAPARLDRRTKNLTKRLQAGDIAIIKHADIDRISAEALVACRPAAVINADKSISGRYPNLGPSIIVDAGIPLIDAAGAEIFDTVDENAEISIEGATVYSGDTEVATGVLQTAESIAEDMHAAEAGMNSVLVDFIDNTIEYIRKDSDLLSAELVVPEVKTTFTDRHVLIVVRGYHYKEDLAILASYIREYRPLLIGVDGGADAIIEAGYRPDMIVGDMDSVSDTALTSGAEIVVHAYRDGTAPGTERVEALGVECVAFAASGTSEDIAMLLADDKGAELIVAVGTHDTVMEFLDKGRKGMASTFITRLRVGSKLIDAKGVSLLYRQRISSLQLAVLIIAGLVALGVAMTATSAGQTFLGLIGAQLDGLFGWIGSLFGGDPAASAVSAGPIQGLTRD; from the coding sequence ATGAAAGTGCGTAGACACCGCGAGAACCTCACCGCACCGACTCGGTCCGGTCCCGCCCCTGCCCGCCTGGACCGACGCACAAAAAATCTGACGAAACGCCTCCAAGCGGGCGACATCGCCATCATCAAACACGCCGACATCGACCGCATCTCCGCCGAAGCCCTCGTCGCCTGCCGGCCGGCCGCGGTGATCAACGCCGACAAATCGATCTCCGGCCGCTACCCGAACCTCGGCCCGAGCATCATCGTCGACGCCGGCATCCCCCTCATCGACGCCGCCGGAGCGGAGATCTTCGACACGGTCGACGAAAACGCCGAGATCTCCATCGAGGGCGCCACCGTGTACTCGGGTGACACCGAGGTGGCCACGGGGGTGCTGCAGACGGCCGAATCGATCGCCGAGGACATGCACGCCGCCGAAGCCGGAATGAACTCCGTGCTCGTGGACTTCATCGACAACACGATCGAATACATCCGCAAGGACTCCGACCTGCTCTCGGCCGAACTCGTCGTGCCCGAGGTGAAGACGACGTTCACCGACCGGCATGTGCTCATCGTCGTCCGCGGGTACCACTACAAGGAGGACCTGGCGATTCTGGCCTCCTATATCCGCGAATACCGGCCGCTGCTCATCGGCGTCGACGGCGGAGCCGATGCCATCATCGAAGCCGGCTACCGACCCGACATGATCGTCGGGGACATGGACTCCGTGTCCGACACCGCCCTGACCTCGGGAGCCGAGATCGTCGTCCACGCCTACCGCGACGGCACCGCCCCCGGCACCGAACGGGTCGAAGCCCTCGGCGTCGAATGTGTGGCCTTCGCGGCCTCGGGCACCAGCGAAGACATCGCCATGCTGCTCGCCGACGACAAAGGCGCCGAACTCATCGTCGCCGTCGGCACCCACGACACCGTCATGGAGTTCCTCGACAAGGGACGCAAGGGCATGGCCTCGACCTTCATCACCCGCCTGCGCGTGGGCTCGAAGCTCATCGACGCCAAGGGCGTGTCCCTGCTCTACCGGCAGCGCATCTCCAGCCTGCAGCTGGCCGTGCTCATCATCGCCGGGCTCGTCGCCCTCGGGGTGGCGATGACAGCGACCTCGGCCGGACAGACCTTCCTCGGCCTCATCGGCGCCCAACTCGACGGCCTCTTCGGCTGGATCGGCTCCCTGTTCGGCGGCGACCCCGCAGCATCGGCCGTCTCCGCCGGCCCCATCCAAGGACTGACTCGTGATTGA
- a CDS encoding NAD kinase, whose translation MTRHIMVLLHPQRDESAVAAVSVCKALLDDGITPVVLADEIVGIRARQAEAVDDEPILHHCTIIDPSELGEWKDACELVIVLGGDGTILRAAERFHGSGAPLMGVNLGHVGFLAESEKEDLAEAVHRASQRDYSVEERLALDVSVWHEGENIFNAWALNEATIEKTSKSRMIDVVLGVDARPVSSFGCDGVILATPTGSTAYSFSAGGPIIWPEVEALILVPISAHALFSKPLVVNPTSRLGVEISPTNPEFSAVLWCDGRRALELPSGARVEATRSKSPIRLARLHTGPFTDRLVAKFRLPVSGWRGPIKEA comes from the coding sequence GTGACCAGACACATCATGGTGCTGCTGCACCCCCAACGTGATGAGTCGGCCGTGGCCGCAGTCAGCGTGTGCAAGGCCCTCCTCGACGACGGAATCACCCCCGTCGTCCTCGCCGACGAGATCGTCGGCATCCGCGCCCGCCAGGCCGAAGCCGTCGACGACGAGCCCATCCTCCACCACTGCACCATCATCGACCCCTCCGAACTGGGGGAGTGGAAGGACGCCTGCGAACTCGTCATCGTCCTGGGCGGAGACGGCACGATCCTGCGCGCCGCCGAACGCTTCCACGGCTCCGGCGCCCCGCTCATGGGCGTCAACCTCGGCCACGTCGGCTTCCTCGCCGAAAGCGAGAAGGAAGACCTCGCCGAGGCGGTCCACCGTGCCTCCCAACGCGACTACTCCGTCGAGGAACGACTCGCCCTCGACGTGTCCGTCTGGCACGAGGGCGAGAACATCTTCAACGCCTGGGCGCTCAACGAGGCGACCATCGAGAAGACCTCGAAATCCCGGATGATCGACGTCGTCCTCGGCGTCGACGCCCGCCCCGTGTCCTCCTTCGGCTGCGACGGCGTCATCCTCGCCACCCCCACCGGTTCGACCGCGTACTCGTTCTCCGCCGGCGGACCCATCATCTGGCCCGAGGTCGAGGCACTCATCCTCGTCCCGATCTCCGCCCACGCCCTGTTCTCCAAACCGCTCGTCGTCAACCCGACCTCCCGCCTCGGCGTGGAGATCTCCCCGACGAACCCCGAATTCTCCGCCGTGCTGTGGTGCGACGGCCGCCGCGCCCTCGAACTGCCCTCCGGGGCCCGCGTGGAAGCCACCCGTTCGAAGTCGCCGATCCGACTCGCCCGCCTCCACACCGGCCCCTTCACCGACCGACTCGTCGCTAAGTTCCGCCTGCCCGTCTCCGGCTGGCGAGGACCGATCAAGGAGGCCTGA